Proteins encoded in a region of the Limanda limanda chromosome 17, fLimLim1.1, whole genome shotgun sequence genome:
- the dexi gene encoding dexamethasone-induced protein homolog, translated as MTNPIYAQLDSVESLLDDLPYMFYLGLFFVNVLILYYAFLMEYIVLNVGIVFLPEDMDQALVDLGVLSDPASVPYDTDTELDLFEGFLE; from the coding sequence ATGACAAACCCAATTTACGCCCAGCTAGATTCAGTGGAATCGCTCCTGGACGATCTCCCCTATATGTTTTATCTGGGCCTGTTCTTCGTGAACGTTCTGATCCTGTACTACGCCTTCCTGATGGAGTACATCGTCCTGAACGTGGGGATCGTGTTCCTTCCCGAGGACATGGACCAGGCGCTGGTGGACCTCGGGGTGCTGTCCGACCCGGCCTCTGTCCCCTACGACACGGACACGGAGCTGGATTTGTTCGAGGGCTTCCTGGAGTGA
- the ciita gene encoding MHC class II transactivator isoform X1, whose product MHEVDQDPLDFGDLPDDISEFLNDDFLLGTDVFIDDPWFNPEELTNFNDVGVPAEQSCTGGHQQGQTDQYTGIQNKRRKRQRVPRSQRCTDEKKPPSTPKRHRATDADLEAELITAEAANTTTTPTRFLHLQPRIHFITIPDSKGYQLIPNVGLSPPVIRLRLPGAAATPTYILVPSASTPCKPQVQPLSPVDAAVVPVQMSSSPPGSLSDTASRAMSPPHTSVSSTKTSPSNESPPPQSPTVHDIPESVRDYIQKVKAHMSLTCPAIEEGISLTSHYVDVQVSQRETFRSGKNANRVLDKELIITGDTDRQNTLLGLSQIFGDSNGRNLKRYIVLLGNAGMGKTTLIRKLCFDWSRDSIPQFDFVFLLDGKTLALKNPIYSLQTLLLNLSSFATSCTNPEEVYAQILAASKRVLIVFDNFDELREYEVLLQTQEKEVITSLQKDSKAETYTVRQLFSAILQRVLLPGCTLLLSTRPRGLANQLLRRADSFLEVCGFTPTDVEAYLSQYFTDPALRASALDYLKNCSYLHLLCWNPGLCRLVCLVLEHSKTLDVLPRTLTGLCHQVLRLKMEKHGKATDSMPDVKTQTPLKSEEETQISGNDQLNVCHKNIPVRKSRARVHTCTRSSSRRTRGAKKQVTEGSEVDGEEIESVGREVDRTEERELLSELSSLAWEGVKANSSILPTGRSLAAKHKAFGLESGLLLSHPLRKRLGDSTEEGGGEDRKEMGGGEKQDGKRDRGKTEIKNVDDSDGHILLWASPFLQSYLAGVHLSFSSPLCFHRTVSERSFLQNLPFHSGLKGRRRPQREEFQLTQQFAVGLLFHNTAELQSLHSHTEAAFRDMVVNRQALVTKHLKGLSQGDLSPAQVLEACHYVYEASFTSSGDGSKGSSRLVAHLAANLPDVLSFHGVRLNPPDVFTVQNMLERGGGLCLDLGDSGIGVSGLRALVGLDNVNSYRACIADVIALWEQLELNGEEGLLRGAVSKFKIHPLKVTQLCHVEHLAQLVNIHVHRKLSSSCTDSDSIFADGVPAVKELHKLEFELGPDKGPLGISKLWELLPALHNLQHLDLENSKIGDEGSERLADALSSLCSLEKLNVSQNCIGDHGLKKLVTALGYLPKLHCLSLYSNVISDEGAESLAAVLPHMASLTDLDVTYNKLTDVGAQSLGASLRNCQKIRTLRMWNQCIPYGVFERLQQQDGRILCH is encoded by the exons ATGCATGAAGTAGACCAGGACCCACTCGACTTTGGAGATCTACCAG ATGATATATCTGAATTCCTGAATGATGATTTCCTATTGG GCACAGACGTTTTCATTGATGATCCGTGGTTTAACCCTGAGGAACTCACCAACTTCA ATGATGTCGGTGTTCCGGCAGAGCAGTCGTGCACCGGTGGTCACCAGCAGGGGCAGACGGACCAATACACCGGCATtcaaaacaaaaggagaaaaaggcAGAGAG TTCCTCGGTCACAGCGGTGCACTGATGAGAAGAAACCACCATCCACACCAAAAAGACACAGAGCAACAG ACGCCGACTTGGAGGCAGAGCTCATTACTGCAGAGGCAGCGAACACAACCACCACTCCCACAAGATTCCTTCACCTCCAACCCCGTATTCATTTCATCACCATCCCTGACTCTAAAGGATATCAGCTCATCCCCAACGTGGGGCTCTCTCCTCCGGTTATTAGACTTCGACTCCCAGGTGCAGCCGCTACACCCACATACATATTAG TTCCTTCCGCCTCAACACCGTGCAAACCCCAAGTGCAGCCGCTCTCCCCAG TGGATGCTGCAGTAGTGCCTGTCCAAATGAGCTCGTCGCCACCAGGATCCCTGTCGGACACAGCTAGCAGAGCAATGTCTCCCCCTCATACCTCGGTCTCCTCCACAA AGACCTCCCCATCTAACgaatcacctcctcctcagtctcccACTGTCCACGATATTCCAG AGAGTGTAAGAGACTACATTCAGAAAGTCAAAGCCCACATGAGTCTTACATGCCCGGCTATAGAGGAGGGTATTAGTCTGACCTCTCATTACGTGGATGTGCAAGTGAGCCAGAGAGAAACCTTTCGCTCGGGAAAGAACGCAAACAGAGTCCTGGACAAGGAGCTCATCATCACGGGAGATACGGATCGACAAAACACCTTGTTGGGGCTCAGTCAG ATCTTCGGAGACTCAAATGGACGTAACCTCAAACGATACATAGTGCTGCTTGGCAATGCGGGCATGGGAAAAACCACCCTGATCAGGAAGCTGTGCTTTGACTGGTCGAGAGACAGCATCCCACAGTTTGACTTTGTCTTCTTATTAGATGGCAAAACACTCGCTTTGAAAAACCCCATCTACAGCCTTCAGACCCTTTTATTAAACCTCTCCTCTTTTGCCACTTCTTGCACGAACCCTGAGGAAGTGTACGCTCAAATCCTTGCGGCCTCCAAGCGCGTGCTCATCGTTTTCGACAATTTCGACGAGCTGCGAGAATACGAAGTTCTACTCCAGACTCAAGAGAAAGAAGTGATAACATCTCTGCAGAAAGACAGTAAAGCAGAGACCTACACTGTAAGACAGCTATTCTCTGCCATCCTTCAGAGGGTCCTTCTTCCAGGATGCACTCTTCTGCTCAGTACCCGGCCGAGGGGCTTGGCAAACCAGCTCCTCCGTCGGGCCGACAGCTTTCTGGAAGTATGTGGCTTTACGCCCACCGATGTAGAAGCATACTTGTCCCAGTACTTCACTGACCCGGCCCTCAGAGCCTCTGCTTTGGACTACTTAAAAAACTGCAGCTATCTACATCTCCTCTGCTGGAATCCCGGACTATGTCGGTTGGTGTGCCTGGTGTTGGAACACTCCAAAACTTTGGACGTCCTTCCGAGAACTTTAACCGGGCTCTGCCATCAAGTGCTTCGTTTGAAAATGGAAAAGCACGGAAAGGCCACAGACTCAATGCCTGacgttaaaacacaaacaccccTGAAatctgaagaagaaacacaaatctCAGGTAATGATCAACTGAATGTGTGTCACAAAAACATTCCAGTCCGTAAGTCCAGAGCACGAGTTCACACTTGTACTCGCTCAAGCAGCAGAAGAACGAGGGGGGCAAAAAAGCAGGTGACAGAGGGGAGTGAAGTGGACGGGGAGGAGATAGAGAGTGTGGGAAGGGAGGTGGATAgaacggaggagagagagctgctgtCCGAGCTGAGCTCTTTGGCTTGGGAGGGGGTCAAAGCCAACTCGTCCATCCTTCCCACGGGGCGGAGCTTAGCTGCCAAACACAAGGCTTTCGGCCTCGAGTCAGgactcctcctctcccatccCCTGAGGAAGAGGCTGGGTGACTCAACggaagaggggggaggagaggaccGAAAAGaaatgggaggaggagagaaacaagacgggaagagggacagagggaaaaCGGAGATTAAAAACGTTGATGACAGTGATGGCCACATCCTGTTGTGGGCCAGTCCCTTTCTTCAGAGCTACTTGGCAGGAGTCCACCTTTCTTTTTCTAG CCCTCTCTGTTTCCACAGGACTGTGTCAGAGCGCAGCTTCCTCCAGAACCTTCCTTTCCACTCAGGACTGAAGGGACGTCGCCGCCCTCAGAGAGAGGAATTCCAGCTGACTCAGCAATTTGCAGTTGGCCTCCTCTTCCACaacactgcagagctgcagagcctccactcacacacagaggcagccTTCAGGGATATGGTGGTCAACAGACAGGCTCTGGTGACAAAGCACCTCAAAGGCCTTTCTCAAGGTGACCTGAGTCCCGCCCAGGTCCTGGAGGCATGTCACTATGTTTACGAAGCAAGTTTCACATCATCTGGGGACGGGAGCAAAGGCAGCTCGCGACTGGTCGCTCACCTGGCAGCGAATCTTCCAGACGTCCTGTCATTTCACGGAGTTCGGCTCAACCCTCCGGACGTGTTCACCGTGCAGAACATGCTTGAAAGAGGTGGAGGTCTCTGCCTGGATCTGGGGGATTCTGGGATCGGGGTTTCTGGACTGAGAGCCCTGGTGGGGCTCGACAACGTCAACTCGTACAG GGCTTGCATTGCTGATGTTATCGCCCTATGGGAGCAGCTGGAGTTGAATGGGGAGGAGGGGCTCCTGCGAGGGGCGGTGTCCAAGTTCAAGATCCACCCTCTGAAAGTCACACAGCTGTGTCATGTGGAGCACCTGGCACAGCTGGTGAACATACATGTGCACAGGAAGCTGTCGAGCAG ttGCACCGATTCCGACTCCATCTTTGCAGACGGAGTACCAGCTGTCAAAGAGCTACACAAGCTGGAGTTTGA GCTTGGCCCAGACAAAGGTCCCCTGGGTATCTCCAAGCTGTGGGAGCTCCTGCCAGCTCTACATAACCTACAGCACTTAGA TCTAGAGAACAGTAAGATAGGGGACGAGGGATCCGAGAGGTTGGCTGATGCTTTATCCTCACTCTGTTCCCTGGAGAAACTGAA tGTGTCACAGAATTGCATCGGGGACCACGGGCTGAAGAAACTGGTAACCGCCCTCGGGTATCTGCCCAAACTGCACTGTttgag TCTCTACAGTAACGTGATTTCTGATGAAGGGGCAGAGAGTTTAGCAGCCGTCCTCCCACACATGGCATCTCTCACTGACCTGGA TGTGACGTACAACAAGCTGACAGACGTCGGAGCGCAGAGCCTCGGAGCCAGTCTGAGAAACTGTCAAAAAATAAGGACTCTAAG GATGTGGAACCAGTGTATTCCATACGGAGTGTTTGAGCGTCTACAGCAGCAAGACGGTCGCATCCTCTGTCATTGA
- the ciita gene encoding MHC class II transactivator isoform X2, with translation MHEVDQDPLDFGDLPDDISEFLNDDFLLGTDVFIDDPWFNPEELTNFNDVGVPAEQSCTGGHQQGQTDQYTGIQNKRRKRQRVPRSQRCTDEKKPPSTPKRHRATDADLEAELITAEAANTTTTPTRFLHLQPRIHFITIPDSKGYQLIPNVGLSPPVIRLRLPGAAATPTYILVPSASTPCKPQVQPLSPVDAAVVPVQMSSSPPGSLSDTASRAMSPPHTSVSSTKTSPSNESPPPQSPTVHDIPESVRDYIQKVKAHMSLTCPAIEEGISLTSHYVDVQVSQRETFRSGKNANRVLDKELIITGDTDRQNTLLGLSQIFGDSNGRNLKRYIVLLGNAGMGKTTLIRKLCFDWSRDSIPQFDFVFLLDGKTLALKNPIYSLQTLLLNLSSFATSCTNPEEVYAQILAASKRVLIVFDNFDELREYEVLLQTQEKEVITSLQKDSKAETYTVRQLFSAILQRVLLPGCTLLLSTRPRGLANQLLRRADSFLEVCGFTPTDVEAYLSQYFTDPALRASALDYLKNCSYLHLLCWNPGLCRLVCLVLEHSKTLDVLPRTLTGLCHQVLRLKMEKHGKATDSMPDVKTQTPLKSEEETQISGNDQLNVCHKNIPVRKSRARVHTCTRSSSRRTRGAKKQVTEGSEVDGEEIESVGREVDRTEERELLSELSSLAWEGVKANSSILPTGRSLAAKHKAFGLESGLLLSHPLRKRLGDSTEEGGGEDRKEMGGGEKQDGKRDRGKTEIKNVDDSDGHILLWASPFLQSYLAGVHLSFSRTVSERSFLQNLPFHSGLKGRRRPQREEFQLTQQFAVGLLFHNTAELQSLHSHTEAAFRDMVVNRQALVTKHLKGLSQGDLSPAQVLEACHYVYEASFTSSGDGSKGSSRLVAHLAANLPDVLSFHGVRLNPPDVFTVQNMLERGGGLCLDLGDSGIGVSGLRALVGLDNVNSYRACIADVIALWEQLELNGEEGLLRGAVSKFKIHPLKVTQLCHVEHLAQLVNIHVHRKLSSSCTDSDSIFADGVPAVKELHKLEFELGPDKGPLGISKLWELLPALHNLQHLDLENSKIGDEGSERLADALSSLCSLEKLNVSQNCIGDHGLKKLVTALGYLPKLHCLSLYSNVISDEGAESLAAVLPHMASLTDLDVTYNKLTDVGAQSLGASLRNCQKIRTLRMWNQCIPYGVFERLQQQDGRILCH, from the exons ATGCATGAAGTAGACCAGGACCCACTCGACTTTGGAGATCTACCAG ATGATATATCTGAATTCCTGAATGATGATTTCCTATTGG GCACAGACGTTTTCATTGATGATCCGTGGTTTAACCCTGAGGAACTCACCAACTTCA ATGATGTCGGTGTTCCGGCAGAGCAGTCGTGCACCGGTGGTCACCAGCAGGGGCAGACGGACCAATACACCGGCATtcaaaacaaaaggagaaaaaggcAGAGAG TTCCTCGGTCACAGCGGTGCACTGATGAGAAGAAACCACCATCCACACCAAAAAGACACAGAGCAACAG ACGCCGACTTGGAGGCAGAGCTCATTACTGCAGAGGCAGCGAACACAACCACCACTCCCACAAGATTCCTTCACCTCCAACCCCGTATTCATTTCATCACCATCCCTGACTCTAAAGGATATCAGCTCATCCCCAACGTGGGGCTCTCTCCTCCGGTTATTAGACTTCGACTCCCAGGTGCAGCCGCTACACCCACATACATATTAG TTCCTTCCGCCTCAACACCGTGCAAACCCCAAGTGCAGCCGCTCTCCCCAG TGGATGCTGCAGTAGTGCCTGTCCAAATGAGCTCGTCGCCACCAGGATCCCTGTCGGACACAGCTAGCAGAGCAATGTCTCCCCCTCATACCTCGGTCTCCTCCACAA AGACCTCCCCATCTAACgaatcacctcctcctcagtctcccACTGTCCACGATATTCCAG AGAGTGTAAGAGACTACATTCAGAAAGTCAAAGCCCACATGAGTCTTACATGCCCGGCTATAGAGGAGGGTATTAGTCTGACCTCTCATTACGTGGATGTGCAAGTGAGCCAGAGAGAAACCTTTCGCTCGGGAAAGAACGCAAACAGAGTCCTGGACAAGGAGCTCATCATCACGGGAGATACGGATCGACAAAACACCTTGTTGGGGCTCAGTCAG ATCTTCGGAGACTCAAATGGACGTAACCTCAAACGATACATAGTGCTGCTTGGCAATGCGGGCATGGGAAAAACCACCCTGATCAGGAAGCTGTGCTTTGACTGGTCGAGAGACAGCATCCCACAGTTTGACTTTGTCTTCTTATTAGATGGCAAAACACTCGCTTTGAAAAACCCCATCTACAGCCTTCAGACCCTTTTATTAAACCTCTCCTCTTTTGCCACTTCTTGCACGAACCCTGAGGAAGTGTACGCTCAAATCCTTGCGGCCTCCAAGCGCGTGCTCATCGTTTTCGACAATTTCGACGAGCTGCGAGAATACGAAGTTCTACTCCAGACTCAAGAGAAAGAAGTGATAACATCTCTGCAGAAAGACAGTAAAGCAGAGACCTACACTGTAAGACAGCTATTCTCTGCCATCCTTCAGAGGGTCCTTCTTCCAGGATGCACTCTTCTGCTCAGTACCCGGCCGAGGGGCTTGGCAAACCAGCTCCTCCGTCGGGCCGACAGCTTTCTGGAAGTATGTGGCTTTACGCCCACCGATGTAGAAGCATACTTGTCCCAGTACTTCACTGACCCGGCCCTCAGAGCCTCTGCTTTGGACTACTTAAAAAACTGCAGCTATCTACATCTCCTCTGCTGGAATCCCGGACTATGTCGGTTGGTGTGCCTGGTGTTGGAACACTCCAAAACTTTGGACGTCCTTCCGAGAACTTTAACCGGGCTCTGCCATCAAGTGCTTCGTTTGAAAATGGAAAAGCACGGAAAGGCCACAGACTCAATGCCTGacgttaaaacacaaacaccccTGAAatctgaagaagaaacacaaatctCAGGTAATGATCAACTGAATGTGTGTCACAAAAACATTCCAGTCCGTAAGTCCAGAGCACGAGTTCACACTTGTACTCGCTCAAGCAGCAGAAGAACGAGGGGGGCAAAAAAGCAGGTGACAGAGGGGAGTGAAGTGGACGGGGAGGAGATAGAGAGTGTGGGAAGGGAGGTGGATAgaacggaggagagagagctgctgtCCGAGCTGAGCTCTTTGGCTTGGGAGGGGGTCAAAGCCAACTCGTCCATCCTTCCCACGGGGCGGAGCTTAGCTGCCAAACACAAGGCTTTCGGCCTCGAGTCAGgactcctcctctcccatccCCTGAGGAAGAGGCTGGGTGACTCAACggaagaggggggaggagaggaccGAAAAGaaatgggaggaggagagaaacaagacgggaagagggacagagggaaaaCGGAGATTAAAAACGTTGATGACAGTGATGGCCACATCCTGTTGTGGGCCAGTCCCTTTCTTCAGAGCTACTTGGCAGGAGTCCACCTTTCTTTTTCTAG GACTGTGTCAGAGCGCAGCTTCCTCCAGAACCTTCCTTTCCACTCAGGACTGAAGGGACGTCGCCGCCCTCAGAGAGAGGAATTCCAGCTGACTCAGCAATTTGCAGTTGGCCTCCTCTTCCACaacactgcagagctgcagagcctccactcacacacagaggcagccTTCAGGGATATGGTGGTCAACAGACAGGCTCTGGTGACAAAGCACCTCAAAGGCCTTTCTCAAGGTGACCTGAGTCCCGCCCAGGTCCTGGAGGCATGTCACTATGTTTACGAAGCAAGTTTCACATCATCTGGGGACGGGAGCAAAGGCAGCTCGCGACTGGTCGCTCACCTGGCAGCGAATCTTCCAGACGTCCTGTCATTTCACGGAGTTCGGCTCAACCCTCCGGACGTGTTCACCGTGCAGAACATGCTTGAAAGAGGTGGAGGTCTCTGCCTGGATCTGGGGGATTCTGGGATCGGGGTTTCTGGACTGAGAGCCCTGGTGGGGCTCGACAACGTCAACTCGTACAG GGCTTGCATTGCTGATGTTATCGCCCTATGGGAGCAGCTGGAGTTGAATGGGGAGGAGGGGCTCCTGCGAGGGGCGGTGTCCAAGTTCAAGATCCACCCTCTGAAAGTCACACAGCTGTGTCATGTGGAGCACCTGGCACAGCTGGTGAACATACATGTGCACAGGAAGCTGTCGAGCAG ttGCACCGATTCCGACTCCATCTTTGCAGACGGAGTACCAGCTGTCAAAGAGCTACACAAGCTGGAGTTTGA GCTTGGCCCAGACAAAGGTCCCCTGGGTATCTCCAAGCTGTGGGAGCTCCTGCCAGCTCTACATAACCTACAGCACTTAGA TCTAGAGAACAGTAAGATAGGGGACGAGGGATCCGAGAGGTTGGCTGATGCTTTATCCTCACTCTGTTCCCTGGAGAAACTGAA tGTGTCACAGAATTGCATCGGGGACCACGGGCTGAAGAAACTGGTAACCGCCCTCGGGTATCTGCCCAAACTGCACTGTttgag TCTCTACAGTAACGTGATTTCTGATGAAGGGGCAGAGAGTTTAGCAGCCGTCCTCCCACACATGGCATCTCTCACTGACCTGGA TGTGACGTACAACAAGCTGACAGACGTCGGAGCGCAGAGCCTCGGAGCCAGTCTGAGAAACTGTCAAAAAATAAGGACTCTAAG GATGTGGAACCAGTGTATTCCATACGGAGTGTTTGAGCGTCTACAGCAGCAAGACGGTCGCATCCTCTGTCATTGA